A region from the Camelus ferus isolate YT-003-E chromosome 1, BCGSAC_Cfer_1.0, whole genome shotgun sequence genome encodes:
- the SUMO3 gene encoding small ubiquitin-related modifier 3 isoform X1, protein MPRERASCARTRHVTRGSQPARGDLGAKRGPASSCGGRAAGRERESPARRCLLPRRPPRAAMSEEKPKEGVKTENDHINLKVAGQDGSVVQFKIKRHTPLSKLMKAYCERQGLSMRQIRFRFDGQPINETDTPAQLEMEDEDTIDVFQQQTGGSRGTGCLSECGL, encoded by the exons ATGCCCCGGGAGCGCGCCTCGTGCGCGCGCACCCGCCACGTGACCCGCGGCAGCCAACCGGCGAGAGGGGATTTGGGGGCAAAGCGCGGCCCCGCGAGCAGTTGCGGCGGGAGAGCGGCGGGCCGAGAGCGTGAGTCGCCTGCCCGGCGCTGTCTGTtgccccgccgcccgccgcgcgCAGCCATGTCCGAGGAGAAGCCCAAG GAGGGGGTGAAGACGGAGAATGACCACATCAACCTGAAGGTGGCCGGGCAGGACGGCTCCGTTGTCCAGTTCAAGATCAAGAGGCACACGCCGCTGAGCAAGCTCATGAAGGCCTACTGCGAGCGCCAG GGCTTGTCGATGAGACAGATTCGATTCAGGTTTGATGGACAACCAATTAACGAAACAGACACCCCGGCACAG TTGGAGATGGAGGACGAAGACACCATTGACGTGTTCCAGCAGCAGACGGGGGGCTCCAGGGGGACCGGCTGCCTCTCCGAGTGCGGCCTGTAG